In Pseudovibrio brasiliensis, the following are encoded in one genomic region:
- the pyrF gene encoding orotidine-5'-phosphate decarboxylase: protein MSYRPANAVDRLILPLDVPTVDEARELVKKTQGLVGTYKIGMQLQFAGGLQFAEELAKEGHSIFLDVKLLDIDNTITSAVKNVAKMGMKFMTIHAYPKNMRAAVKALEEVGNKDLCLLGVTVLTSMDEQDVKDAGYVGPTANLVEQRALDAMEAGVGGIVCSPVESAAMRAKVGDKLCIVTPGVRPKGSDAGDQRRVMTPYDAIKAGSDYLVIGRPIYRAEDPRAAAEAIVAEIESAL from the coding sequence ATGTCTTATCGCCCAGCAAATGCAGTCGATCGCTTGATCCTTCCTCTGGATGTTCCAACAGTTGATGAAGCGCGTGAGCTCGTCAAGAAGACACAAGGGCTTGTCGGCACGTACAAAATCGGCATGCAGCTCCAGTTTGCAGGTGGCCTTCAGTTCGCGGAAGAGCTCGCCAAAGAAGGCCACTCCATCTTCCTCGATGTAAAGCTGCTGGATATCGACAACACCATCACCAGCGCAGTGAAGAACGTCGCAAAAATGGGTATGAAGTTCATGACCATCCATGCGTACCCGAAAAACATGCGTGCCGCAGTGAAGGCGCTGGAAGAAGTTGGCAACAAAGACCTCTGCCTGCTGGGTGTCACCGTCCTCACCTCCATGGACGAGCAGGACGTGAAAGACGCTGGCTATGTAGGCCCAACTGCAAACCTTGTCGAACAGCGCGCGCTTGATGCAATGGAAGCAGGTGTTGGCGGTATTGTCTGCTCTCCGGTGGAATCCGCTGCAATGCGTGCCAAGGTTGGCGACAAGCTCTGCATCGTAACGCCGGGTGTCCGCCCGAAAGGCTCTGATGCGGGCGATCAGCGCCGCGTCATGACTCCATACGATGCGATCAAAGCAGGGTCCGACTACCTCGTCATCGGCCGCCCAATCTACCGCGCCGAAGACCCCCGCGCCGCAGCCGAAGCTATCGTCGCTGAAATCGAAAGCGCTCTTTAA
- a CDS encoding alpha/beta hydrolase family protein gives MKSALLKVVVGCSLLLSAQVAAASGLYLVREDDSEIDIYLKSQSPKDATDLLVLIQGSDCNSVAKNKLINEEFSQVLPEADVLTVEKYGITADLSWDRNDERADCPAAYIENDSPERRTADYIKVINQLKEGGIYERVILLGGSEGAVVANMIAAKVDFVTASIALNGGGRHFIDDILHNMKSSGMPEEAFKEASAGFKGFAQQVTSSEPFELNMSGHGYNWWNSMLKSDQLQIIAQVDTPVLIVQGGQDQSVSPKAVEEQIAKLDELGKTNVTYKSYADMTHSFKSAAGESMVPQVISDIQGWLAKLD, from the coding sequence ATGAAATCTGCATTGCTTAAAGTTGTTGTGGGATGTTCGCTTCTTCTCAGCGCTCAGGTCGCTGCTGCGTCCGGTCTTTATCTGGTGCGAGAAGATGATAGCGAGATTGATATCTATCTGAAGTCACAAAGCCCGAAGGATGCGACGGATCTTCTTGTGCTTATTCAGGGGTCTGACTGTAACAGCGTGGCCAAGAATAAGCTGATTAATGAGGAATTTTCGCAGGTTTTGCCGGAAGCTGATGTGTTGACCGTTGAGAAGTATGGTATCACCGCCGATCTTTCCTGGGATCGGAATGATGAGCGTGCAGACTGCCCAGCGGCTTACATCGAGAATGACTCACCTGAACGTCGGACAGCGGATTATATCAAGGTTATCAATCAGCTCAAAGAAGGCGGGATTTATGAGCGCGTGATTTTGCTGGGTGGCAGTGAGGGCGCTGTGGTTGCCAACATGATTGCTGCGAAGGTTGATTTCGTGACTGCAAGCATTGCTCTGAATGGTGGCGGGCGTCACTTCATAGATGATATCCTGCACAACATGAAATCCAGCGGCATGCCAGAAGAGGCGTTCAAAGAAGCTTCTGCGGGTTTCAAAGGGTTTGCGCAACAGGTGACATCCAGTGAGCCGTTTGAGCTCAACATGAGTGGGCATGGCTATAACTGGTGGAACAGTATGCTGAAATCAGATCAGTTGCAGATCATCGCGCAGGTCGATACCCCTGTTCTGATTGTGCAAGGCGGGCAGGATCAGAGTGTCTCTCCGAAAGCTGTTGAGGAGCAGATTGCGAAGCTGGATGAGCTGGGCAAGACCAACGTCACCTACAAGTCCTACGCAGACATGACCCACTCCTTTAAGAGCGCTGCGGGCGAAAGTATGGTTCCGCAAGTCATCTCGGATATTCAGGGCTGGCTGGCAAAGCTGGATTGA
- a CDS encoding DUF2867 domain-containing protein has protein sequence MPETSSLPAPQLVASREELYFYHVNSLKIQEHPTAFEVYNALFSKRSAWLGAAFWVRDQISALAGVAKIKGFEGKRKTTVPEVGEKLDFFLVEHIEDRELVLTSRDKHLSVMTTFSVDAISEGALVRITSSVITHNWFGKLYMLPVGPAHKFIAWNMLRNVSSIFSVSK, from the coding sequence ATGCCGGAAACCTCATCTCTCCCGGCCCCTCAATTGGTTGCTTCACGCGAAGAGCTGTACTTCTATCACGTCAACTCCTTGAAGATACAAGAACACCCAACCGCGTTTGAGGTCTACAACGCCCTGTTCAGCAAACGCTCTGCTTGGCTTGGTGCTGCATTTTGGGTGAGGGACCAGATCTCAGCCTTGGCTGGTGTTGCCAAAATCAAAGGCTTTGAAGGCAAACGAAAGACCACGGTGCCAGAAGTAGGCGAGAAGCTCGATTTCTTTCTGGTTGAGCACATTGAGGACCGTGAACTGGTACTTACTTCAAGAGATAAGCACCTCTCGGTTATGACCACGTTCAGTGTCGATGCGATTTCTGAAGGGGCGTTGGTCCGCATCACTTCTTCCGTCATCACACACAACTGGTTCGGCAAACTCTACATGCTGCCAGTCGGTCCGGCTCACAAGTTCATTGCGTGGAACATGCTACGTAACGTAAGTTCTATTTTTTCCGTTTCAAAGTAA
- a CDS encoding sensor histidine kinase — MIATATKKKWRPTLGLVVVAVLLSVLLLPLAIILFFRIFEHQIFQQTENALIAQSAVLSAVMSQMVEEQEEISLDDLVSAERSVSVENGPYTPIAPRNYLFSAKTYPRRAKARETVEAPSEVMLNIGSRLSPLLMETQKVTLAGFRVLDHKGNVIAGRSEIGLSLSHVEEVQTALSGQYRSVLRERISDEPAPALTSLSRGTSTRIFSAMPVLVQGKVVGVIYASRTPSNTMRQLFKQWQIVAIAAAFTLLVTTAIGFVFLRVITKPIYELIDRTQRISSGDTQAIAPLKHNGTREFASLADSFLAMARKISERADYISTFASHAAHELKSPVTATKGAVELLLESGDDMSKDQRTRFLNNILQDSNRLSALLDRLRHLARADNPISAGTLRLGDLLDHLQSHYEQLEVNAACERDQTLPITLENAEIIFSNLLENAVNHGASKLTIKVEETPETLLFYTSDNGSGISEGNAGKIFDLFFTTQRAEGGTGMGLGIVQSMVKSHYGTVSYLPDRAETTFLVELPKATANSG; from the coding sequence ATGATCGCCACAGCAACAAAAAAGAAGTGGCGTCCAACACTGGGCCTTGTAGTGGTTGCTGTGCTGCTCAGCGTGCTGCTGCTGCCGCTCGCCATCATTCTGTTCTTCCGTATCTTCGAGCATCAGATCTTCCAACAAACGGAAAATGCCCTGATTGCGCAAAGCGCTGTCCTGTCAGCCGTCATGTCGCAAATGGTGGAAGAGCAGGAGGAGATCAGCCTTGATGACCTCGTGAGTGCTGAGCGCAGCGTGAGCGTGGAGAACGGCCCTTACACGCCGATAGCGCCGCGCAACTACCTCTTTTCCGCCAAAACCTACCCACGCCGTGCAAAGGCTCGCGAAACCGTTGAAGCTCCCAGTGAGGTGATGCTGAACATCGGCAGCCGCCTGTCTCCGCTGTTAATGGAAACGCAGAAGGTCACTCTGGCGGGCTTCCGTGTGCTGGACCACAAAGGCAACGTCATCGCAGGGCGCAGTGAAATCGGCCTCTCCCTGAGCCACGTAGAAGAGGTGCAAACGGCACTTTCCGGCCAGTACCGCAGCGTCCTGCGTGAACGCATTTCGGATGAGCCTGCGCCAGCGTTGACCTCACTAAGCCGCGGAACATCAACGCGCATCTTCTCTGCAATGCCAGTTCTGGTTCAGGGCAAGGTGGTTGGGGTGATCTACGCCTCCCGCACCCCTAGCAACACCATGCGCCAGCTCTTCAAGCAATGGCAGATCGTGGCAATCGCCGCCGCCTTCACACTGCTTGTGACAACCGCCATCGGTTTTGTGTTCCTGCGGGTCATCACCAAACCAATCTACGAGCTGATCGACCGAACCCAGCGGATTAGCAGTGGCGACACACAGGCAATTGCGCCCTTAAAGCACAACGGCACGCGTGAGTTTGCATCACTGGCAGACAGCTTCCTCGCCATGGCCCGGAAAATCTCGGAGCGGGCAGACTACATCTCCACCTTCGCCTCCCATGCAGCACATGAGCTGAAATCGCCGGTCACAGCCACCAAAGGAGCAGTCGAACTCCTGCTGGAATCCGGGGACGATATGTCCAAGGATCAGCGCACCAGATTCCTGAACAACATTTTGCAGGACTCCAACCGCCTTTCCGCACTACTGGACCGCCTGCGCCATCTGGCCCGCGCAGATAACCCAATATCCGCAGGAACTTTGCGCCTTGGAGACCTGCTCGATCATCTGCAAAGCCATTATGAGCAACTGGAAGTGAATGCAGCCTGTGAAAGAGACCAGACCCTGCCGATCACGCTGGAAAATGCGGAGATTATCTTCTCCAACCTGCTGGAAAACGCAGTGAACCACGGGGCAAGCAAGCTCACCATTAAGGTTGAGGAAACGCCAGAAACCCTGCTGTTTTACACCAGCGACAACGGCAGCGGCATTTCTGAGGGTAATGCTGGGAAGATCTTCGACCTGTTCTTCACCACCCAGAGGGCAGAGGGTGGCACAGGCATGGGCCTTGGTATCGTGCAATCTATGGTGAAATCACACTACGGTACCGTATCTTATCTGCCAGACAGAGCAGAAACCACATTCCTGGTTGAGCTGCCAAAGGCCACGGCAAACTCGGGATAA
- the rsgA gene encoding ribosome small subunit-dependent GTPase A, whose amino-acid sequence MSHKLIELGWSAHFMMQLQDDELQTLPVARVTQVHRNQMVAIGHQGEFTLSVPGHGSTGDYAVGDWVVYDAHAQLVRALDRLTLVERRAAGEDARAQLIAANLDVLFITTSCNKDFNIARLERYLAVAQQAGIQPVVLLTKADLVDDTYAFEAEVQKIDPLLPVIALDTRDPEQITPLFDWWKAGQTAALVGSSGVGKSTILNSLSGSAAKTAGIREDDAKGRHTTTARCLYPVGDGRWLMDTPGMRALRLYDVSEGVAAVFQDLVELAEHCRFSDCSHESEPGCAIQAAIEEGELDPSRLKRWKKLAREEQYNSETVAQSRSRSKNFSKMIKRVQADNRIMKGDY is encoded by the coding sequence ATGTCCCATAAATTGATTGAGCTGGGTTGGTCCGCTCACTTTATGATGCAGCTTCAGGATGATGAGCTGCAAACCCTTCCTGTTGCCCGCGTGACGCAGGTTCACCGCAACCAGATGGTTGCCATCGGCCATCAGGGGGAGTTCACCCTGAGCGTTCCCGGCCATGGTTCAACCGGCGATTATGCGGTTGGTGACTGGGTGGTTTATGACGCCCACGCTCAACTTGTTCGTGCGCTGGACCGGCTCACGCTGGTGGAACGACGCGCGGCGGGTGAAGATGCCCGTGCACAGCTAATTGCAGCTAATCTGGACGTGTTGTTCATCACCACCTCCTGCAACAAAGACTTTAACATCGCGCGACTGGAGAGGTATCTGGCCGTGGCTCAGCAGGCTGGCATTCAACCCGTCGTTCTGCTGACGAAGGCTGATCTGGTGGATGACACCTATGCGTTTGAGGCCGAAGTGCAGAAGATTGATCCGCTGTTGCCGGTGATCGCGCTTGATACCCGTGATCCGGAGCAGATTACGCCGTTGTTTGACTGGTGGAAGGCCGGGCAAACAGCAGCTCTGGTGGGTTCTTCTGGCGTTGGCAAGTCAACCATCCTCAACAGCCTGAGTGGTTCTGCTGCCAAGACGGCAGGCATTCGCGAGGATGATGCGAAAGGCCGGCACACAACGACAGCTCGTTGCCTCTATCCTGTTGGAGATGGGCGTTGGTTGATGGATACGCCGGGTATGCGTGCTTTGCGGCTCTATGATGTGTCCGAGGGCGTTGCAGCAGTGTTTCAGGATCTGGTTGAGCTGGCAGAGCACTGCCGGTTTTCCGACTGCAGTCATGAGAGCGAGCCGGGCTGTGCCATTCAGGCCGCGATTGAAGAAGGAGAACTGGATCCCTCACGACTTAAACGCTGGAAGAAGCTGGCGCGTGAGGAGCAGTACAACAGCGAGACTGTTGCGCAGTCCCGCTCCCGTTCGAAGAACTTCTCCAAGATGATCAAGCGTGTGCAGGCAGACAACCGTATCATGAAGGGCGATTACTAG
- a CDS encoding type III secretion system chaperone, which translates to MQNMTPQTLMNKIASDGGMDALVFNKDGECTMNADDIEIHMRACDKRLKMMVYLSEDTEVPQHLMVQMLHENHTAKNRFTFIRVALGQPAVVSCIALDELDATELQLFISEFKEVVRAWKPKFAPASQRQCERKMKRDGIRHTQESAQAKLELH; encoded by the coding sequence TTGCAGAATATGACACCTCAAACACTCATGAATAAGATTGCATCGGATGGTGGCATGGATGCTCTCGTCTTTAACAAAGACGGTGAGTGTACGATGAACGCTGACGATATCGAGATCCACATGCGGGCCTGCGATAAGCGCCTGAAGATGATGGTCTATCTCTCAGAAGATACAGAAGTTCCGCAGCATCTCATGGTTCAAATGCTGCACGAAAACCATACTGCCAAGAACCGTTTTACCTTTATCCGTGTTGCCCTCGGCCAACCTGCCGTCGTGTCCTGCATCGCTCTGGATGAGCTTGATGCCACTGAACTCCAGCTGTTTATCTCCGAGTTCAAAGAAGTCGTACGCGCGTGGAAGCCAAAGTTTGCCCCTGCCTCCCAGCGCCAGTGTGAGCGTAAGATGAAACGTGATGGCATTCGCCACACGCAAGAAAGCGCCCAGGCCAAGTTGGAACTGCACTAG
- the pcp gene encoding pyroglutamyl-peptidase I: MDTILITGFGAYANTPTNPAEKLALALDGEEIAGAKIVSRIVSGAYFRCIEETVAAMEELKPSAVLMLGEYGGRSMITLERLAQNLNDCARYDVTDTAGVTLQGELTVPDGPVGYYATVPLRAMTQAMRDAGVPTDISDSAATFCCNHLMYGVLHHIEENKLPIRAGWVHLPHLPEVAAMIQNLGAPSMSVDTLVKGMRAGIEALQANQEDQNINIISKMLI, encoded by the coding sequence ATGGACACCATTCTCATCACCGGCTTTGGCGCGTATGCCAACACGCCGACCAATCCCGCTGAAAAACTCGCACTGGCGCTGGATGGCGAAGAGATCGCAGGCGCAAAGATTGTCTCCCGCATTGTCTCTGGCGCATACTTCCGCTGCATTGAAGAGACCGTCGCCGCCATGGAAGAGCTGAAACCCAGCGCTGTTCTCATGCTGGGCGAATATGGTGGCCGCTCCATGATCACGCTGGAACGCCTGGCACAAAACCTCAATGATTGTGCGCGTTACGACGTCACTGATACCGCGGGCGTCACGCTTCAGGGAGAGTTGACGGTACCTGATGGCCCGGTTGGCTACTACGCCACGGTTCCCCTAAGGGCCATGACGCAGGCTATGCGGGATGCTGGAGTGCCAACGGATATCTCAGATTCTGCTGCAACCTTCTGCTGCAATCACCTCATGTATGGCGTTCTGCATCACATCGAGGAGAACAAACTTCCCATCCGCGCAGGCTGGGTGCATCTGCCCCATCTGCCCGAAGTTGCGGCCATGATTCAGAACCTCGGTGCACCAAGCATGTCCGTGGATACGCTGGTAAAAGGCATGCGGGCTGGAATTGAGGCATTACAGGCAAATCAGGAAGATCAAAACATCAACATCATCTCCAAGATGCTGATTTAA
- a CDS encoding DUF4173 domain-containing protein, translating into MLSNSRIQLVSWVPAMGIQSRFLLGLGLCLLADYLFFGHRAEIGFSLFIVAVAFAIMLLGGHRVSARLAWITMLTVIIGVVPSVLQWDFLSGLIAILALAMCTLIMNRRVNAFDLKMVKTLLIFLRRWPLGFIKDMFTLSRVKRRKRPLSNYAKLAFTWFLPLTLFPIFLYLFSSSNPVIEQWLLSINLGKLFEKLNMARIVFWSITFALIWPFLRVKFRKKLKKTKAAESAAKTPEQQTVQAYQSVLDEIFGYKAVVRSLVLFNGLFALQTVLDAFYLWGSQELPAGTTYANYAHKGVYTLIIAALLAAIFVLFASRSGASTAKSKLVKVLLLAWTIQTALLVASCLARLGNYVGVYSMTYLRLYALIWVILVLIGVLSIIAKLALGRNNGWLVRVNMLAVAGILYTLSLTNTAALIANYNVTYADNSKFDHWYLISLGPQAIPAIDAKIRSELERGVPNDNNRLIKMQSSRRYIALHVRLDARDWRLWSLRNQLLLNYLQENEVPTRPQSPAKPQAPIQLETPAKLQTPASDSRTRYREDPGL; encoded by the coding sequence ATGTTATCTAACTCTCGCATTCAGCTGGTGTCTTGGGTGCCTGCAATGGGCATTCAGTCGCGGTTTCTTCTTGGTTTGGGCCTGTGCCTGCTTGCCGACTATCTGTTCTTTGGTCATCGGGCTGAAATTGGCTTCAGCCTGTTCATCGTAGCTGTTGCCTTTGCGATCATGCTGCTGGGCGGACACCGGGTGAGCGCCCGCCTTGCTTGGATCACGATGCTAACAGTGATCATTGGCGTTGTACCAAGTGTCCTCCAGTGGGATTTTCTAAGCGGGCTGATTGCCATTCTCGCTCTGGCCATGTGCACTCTCATCATGAACCGGCGCGTGAATGCCTTTGACTTGAAGATGGTCAAAACACTGCTCATCTTCCTGCGCCGATGGCCGCTGGGTTTCATCAAAGACATGTTTACGCTCAGCCGCGTCAAACGACGCAAGCGGCCATTGTCCAACTACGCCAAACTGGCGTTCACTTGGTTTCTGCCGCTCACCTTGTTCCCGATTTTCCTGTACCTGTTCAGCTCTTCAAACCCTGTCATCGAGCAATGGCTACTCAGCATCAACCTGGGTAAGCTCTTCGAAAAACTGAACATGGCACGCATCGTATTCTGGTCCATCACGTTTGCTTTGATCTGGCCGTTCCTGCGCGTGAAATTCAGAAAAAAACTGAAGAAAACGAAGGCTGCTGAATCTGCGGCTAAAACACCGGAGCAGCAGACTGTTCAAGCCTATCAATCTGTCTTGGATGAAATCTTTGGCTACAAAGCTGTTGTCCGCTCGCTTGTGCTCTTCAATGGCCTCTTTGCCCTGCAAACTGTGCTGGATGCCTTCTACCTGTGGGGCTCTCAGGAACTCCCGGCAGGCACCACCTACGCCAACTATGCCCACAAAGGCGTGTACACCCTCATCATTGCCGCTCTGCTTGCCGCTATCTTTGTGCTGTTCGCCAGCCGCTCTGGAGCTTCAACTGCCAAGTCCAAACTGGTGAAGGTGCTGCTGCTTGCATGGACCATCCAGACTGCTCTGCTCGTCGCCTCCTGCCTCGCGCGCCTTGGCAACTATGTCGGTGTGTACTCAATGACTTACCTGCGCCTCTATGCGCTGATCTGGGTAATACTGGTGCTTATCGGCGTACTCAGCATCATCGCCAAACTAGCCTTGGGACGAAACAACGGCTGGCTCGTTCGTGTGAACATGCTCGCAGTTGCGGGGATCCTCTACACGCTCAGCCTCACAAACACAGCCGCATTGATCGCAAACTACAACGTGACCTACGCCGATAACTCCAAGTTTGACCATTGGTACCTGATCAGCTTAGGGCCACAGGCTATCCCGGCTATTGATGCAAAAATCCGAAGTGAGTTGGAGCGTGGTGTTCCAAATGACAACAACAGACTGATTAAAATGCAGTCCTCTCGACGGTACATAGCCCTCCACGTTCGACTGGATGCAAGAGACTGGCGTCTATGGAGCCTCAGAAATCAGCTGCTGCTCAACTACCTGCAAGAGAACGAAGTCCCGACAAGACCGCAGTCTCCAGCAAAACCGCAGGCTCCGATACAGCTGGAAACCCCGGCTAAGTTGCAAACCCCGGCCTCTGACAGTAGAACTCGTTATCGTGAAGATCCGGGCCTCTGA
- a CDS encoding methyl-accepting chemotaxis protein: protein MFAYLAKLKIVHTITLLSIIPSIAALVFLYQLIKVDTEDEQKLAALSQLTRLSVKIGSLVHEQQKERGATALFLASKGQQFEADLKTQRKATDTARIDYLQFLEGFDLSIYQPAFAADLEGINAELQKTPKMRSNVDALNVQIGEAVAFYTSLNSEKLDIIGSMSELSPNAEIVDRIVSYHAFLLTKERAGLERAVGAAGFASNAFPPSALQKFQRLIVEQKAFTHIFQTYATPELFADYEKLQNGAANTKLNTYRDIALGGEETATALENISGPEWFETASQKINQLKALENTIAASLIEDTELLQASANGRLTLHLSIAVVAFLLVFLMSFILIKSIQRSFAKIIEAMEQLASGNLNIKLPKPTKNEVGQMIKAVSVFQENMILARDLKKEQDTQHASQLERGKFLEGRIADFEQAVSYVLETMGRNSQTMQLSSQEMSSISELTSNQSKAVASAAEEASRSVQSVASATEELDCSVAEIGNQMQHCRKAASEAVDQVHSANSDAAELRKAAQSVGDVVSIITDIAEQTNLLALNATIEAARAGVAGKGFAVVASEVKSLAEQTSQATEQIRNEIADIQRATEGSLTAMEDIDKIIREIDQRASAVSSAINEQKFATQEIASNVSEVAGGTAEVTENIAKVNEAAIQTGVTSKQVLMASEELRTEADHLRNEIDQFLGDIKAA from the coding sequence ATGTTTGCATATTTAGCTAAGCTCAAAATTGTTCATACCATCACACTGCTCTCAATTATTCCAAGCATTGCAGCCCTCGTTTTTCTCTATCAGCTCATTAAGGTCGACACCGAGGATGAGCAGAAACTAGCAGCCCTTTCGCAGCTCACACGCCTCTCCGTCAAAATCGGCAGTCTGGTGCATGAGCAGCAGAAAGAGCGGGGCGCCACAGCCTTGTTCCTCGCCAGCAAAGGTCAGCAGTTTGAGGCCGACCTGAAAACCCAGCGCAAAGCGACAGACACCGCCCGCATCGACTACCTACAGTTCCTTGAGGGCTTTGACCTATCCATTTACCAGCCAGCATTTGCTGCTGATCTGGAAGGCATCAATGCCGAGCTGCAAAAGACGCCGAAGATGCGCTCCAATGTTGATGCGCTGAATGTGCAGATAGGTGAGGCGGTTGCTTTCTACACCAGTCTGAACTCCGAAAAGCTCGACATCATCGGCTCCATGAGTGAACTCAGCCCCAATGCGGAAATTGTAGACCGCATCGTAAGCTACCACGCCTTCCTGCTGACCAAAGAGCGGGCAGGGCTGGAGCGGGCTGTCGGCGCAGCGGGCTTTGCAAGCAATGCGTTCCCGCCTTCTGCCCTGCAAAAGTTCCAGCGCTTAATCGTTGAACAGAAAGCCTTCACGCACATTTTCCAAACCTACGCCACACCTGAACTTTTCGCAGATTATGAGAAACTGCAGAACGGTGCAGCTAACACCAAGCTGAACACCTATCGCGATATCGCATTGGGCGGCGAGGAAACCGCAACAGCTCTGGAAAACATCAGTGGCCCTGAGTGGTTTGAAACTGCATCCCAAAAGATCAACCAACTCAAGGCCTTGGAAAACACCATCGCTGCGAGCCTGATTGAAGATACGGAGTTGCTTCAGGCATCCGCCAACGGACGCCTCACCCTGCATCTGAGCATCGCTGTGGTTGCCTTCCTGCTGGTGTTCCTGATGTCTTTTATCCTCATCAAGTCCATCCAGCGTTCCTTCGCTAAGATCATTGAAGCCATGGAGCAACTTGCTAGCGGCAACCTGAACATCAAACTGCCAAAGCCGACGAAGAATGAAGTCGGCCAGATGATCAAGGCAGTCTCCGTCTTCCAGGAAAACATGATCCTCGCACGCGATCTGAAGAAGGAGCAGGACACCCAGCACGCCTCTCAGCTGGAGCGTGGTAAGTTCCTTGAAGGCCGCATTGCAGACTTTGAGCAGGCCGTTTCCTATGTGCTTGAAACCATGGGCCGCAACTCGCAGACCATGCAGCTGTCCTCTCAAGAAATGTCGAGCATCTCCGAGCTTACCAGCAACCAATCCAAGGCGGTCGCTTCAGCAGCAGAAGAGGCCTCTCGCAGTGTGCAGTCTGTCGCGTCAGCCACAGAGGAGCTGGACTGCTCCGTCGCTGAAATTGGCAACCAGATGCAACACTGCAGAAAAGCGGCCTCAGAAGCGGTGGATCAGGTCCACAGCGCCAACTCAGATGCAGCGGAACTGCGCAAAGCAGCGCAGAGCGTGGGAGATGTGGTCAGCATCATTACAGACATCGCCGAGCAAACCAATCTGCTCGCCCTTAACGCTACCATAGAAGCTGCGCGGGCAGGTGTAGCAGGCAAGGGCTTTGCAGTGGTCGCAAGTGAGGTGAAGTCACTGGCTGAGCAAACCTCGCAAGCCACAGAGCAAATCCGCAATGAGATTGCCGATATCCAGCGCGCTACAGAGGGATCTCTCACCGCTATGGAAGACATCGACAAGATCATCCGCGAGATCGACCAACGCGCCAGTGCTGTCTCCAGCGCCATCAACGAGCAAAAGTTCGCCACACAGGAGATCGCCAGCAATGTCAGCGAGGTCGCTGGCGGAACCGCAGAGGTCACCGAGAATATCGCCAAGGTCAACGAAGCTGCTATCCAAACCGGCGTCACCTCAAAGCAAGTCCTCATGGCTTCTGAGGAACTCCGCACGGAAGCCGATCACCTCCGCAACGAAATCGACCAGTTCCTCGGTGACATAAAAGCGGCTTAG
- a CDS encoding response regulator transcription factor has protein sequence MQNILVVDDDAHIREVITFAIEKANYNTIIAENGFEAVACFKQQPVDLIILDIGMPEMDGFEVCREIRKHSEVPILFLSARDEEIDRILGLEMGGDDYVTKPFSPRELVARIGAILKRTNGPKITGEVKPSQLQAGGVQLDPSYRSVAYNGQPVELTSIEFEILKLFLDRPRMTFSRDRIIDLAYPPNIHVSDRTIDSHIRNVRSKLTTAGAPNLIETVHAVGFRLAALPVPS, from the coding sequence ATGCAAAACATACTGGTAGTTGACGACGATGCGCACATTCGGGAAGTGATTACTTTCGCGATTGAAAAAGCCAACTACAATACCATCATTGCTGAAAATGGATTTGAGGCTGTTGCCTGCTTTAAGCAGCAGCCGGTGGACCTGATCATTCTGGACATCGGCATGCCGGAGATGGATGGCTTCGAAGTCTGCCGTGAAATCCGCAAGCACTCAGAAGTGCCGATCCTGTTCCTGTCCGCCCGCGATGAAGAAATCGACCGTATCCTCGGACTGGAAATGGGGGGAGACGACTACGTCACCAAACCATTCAGTCCGCGAGAGCTGGTCGCCCGCATCGGCGCAATCCTGAAACGCACCAATGGTCCGAAGATTACAGGAGAGGTCAAGCCGTCTCAGCTTCAGGCCGGAGGCGTGCAGCTTGATCCTTCTTACCGCTCAGTGGCTTACAACGGTCAGCCCGTGGAGCTGACGTCCATCGAGTTTGAGATCCTGAAGCTGTTTCTGGATCGCCCGCGCATGACGTTCTCCCGTGATCGGATCATCGACCTGGCATACCCACCCAATATTCACGTCTCAGACCGGACAATCGACAGCCACATCCGCAATGTCCGCTCCAAGCTGACGACTGCAGGGGCGCCGAATCTGATTGAGACGGTGCACGCCGTTGGCTTTAGACTGGCGGCACTACCGGTTCCATCATGA